The following are encoded in a window of Sutcliffiella horikoshii genomic DNA:
- a CDS encoding HAMP domain-containing sensor histidine kinase, with protein sequence MVLFVLFVAYNSVQYYVMRTWMIEQEERNIQEKMNEIQAYFSEQPFFVGRTEIVNSSGFIEKVNEANELIRVIDKDGTLLVAVATNLPRELLITPVESKNLEHVKVNGKHYLIHRKPVITNGFIGYIEIIRDLKNYERLRGLIFLVTWSAGAGAILLSGVGGMLIAKQLLAPIQALTDTMKRIKMRGFKERVRQDKNQKDEIADLSNVFNEMMDDVEISFQKQKQFVEDASHELRTPISILEGHLKLLNRWGKNDPEVLEESLKASQQEVERLKMLVYELLELTRLESDRLELAEDFIEPVHVVEDVVKKFTLLYPSLTFKYENSLKSEMKVAIAERHLEQVLIILLDNAVKYSNGSTTVEIVTEQIQDHFALSIKDYGIGIPKEDLEKVFDRFYRVDKARSREKGGQGLGLSIAKRMVNNYKGTISADSEEGEWTIITVKLNGVIEEITQQE encoded by the coding sequence TTGGTACTATTCGTTCTTTTCGTAGCATACAACTCTGTTCAATATTATGTGATGAGAACATGGATGATTGAACAAGAAGAACGCAATATACAGGAAAAAATGAATGAAATTCAAGCATATTTCTCGGAGCAACCTTTTTTTGTAGGTAGGACGGAAATAGTAAATAGCAGCGGTTTTATCGAGAAAGTAAATGAAGCGAATGAACTTATCCGTGTCATTGATAAAGATGGAACTCTTCTGGTTGCAGTTGCAACAAATCTCCCTCGAGAATTACTTATTACTCCAGTAGAAAGCAAAAACCTGGAGCATGTGAAGGTAAATGGAAAACATTATCTCATTCATCGAAAACCTGTGATTACCAATGGGTTTATTGGGTACATAGAAATTATTAGAGACTTAAAGAATTATGAACGACTTCGAGGGTTGATTTTCCTTGTCACCTGGTCTGCCGGTGCCGGAGCGATTCTTTTGAGTGGAGTCGGTGGTATGCTTATTGCCAAACAGCTCCTCGCTCCAATTCAAGCGCTCACAGATACGATGAAGCGGATTAAGATGCGCGGCTTTAAAGAACGGGTGCGGCAAGATAAAAATCAAAAGGATGAAATAGCAGACCTTTCCAATGTTTTTAATGAAATGATGGATGATGTGGAGATTTCTTTCCAAAAACAAAAACAATTTGTGGAGGATGCCTCTCATGAACTGAGAACCCCAATCTCTATTTTAGAGGGACATCTTAAACTGCTCAACCGATGGGGGAAAAATGACCCTGAGGTGCTGGAAGAATCATTGAAGGCATCCCAACAGGAAGTAGAAAGGCTCAAAATGCTCGTCTATGAACTGTTGGAACTTACCCGTCTGGAATCCGACCGATTGGAATTAGCTGAGGACTTCATTGAGCCGGTCCATGTTGTGGAAGATGTTGTGAAGAAATTCACTTTGCTATATCCATCTCTGACATTCAAATATGAAAATTCCTTAAAAAGTGAAATGAAAGTAGCGATTGCAGAAAGGCACTTGGAACAGGTGCTTATCATCTTACTGGACAATGCGGTGAAATACTCTAACGGATCTACAACTGTGGAAATTGTTACAGAACAAATACAAGATCACTTTGCTTTATCCATAAAAGATTACGGCATCGGTATCCCAAAAGAGGATCTGGAAAAAGTCTTTGATCGTTTTTATAGAGTGGATAAAGCACGGAGCAGAGAAAAAGGTGGTCAAGGTCTTGGTCTGTCCATCGCAAAGAGGATGGTGAATAATTATAAAGGAACCATTTCAGCGGACAGTGAGGAAGGCGAATGGACAATTATTACGGTTAAGTTAAACGGTGTTATAGAAGAAATAACACAACAAGAGTAG
- a CDS encoding PTS sugar transporter subunit IIB has product MNILLCCSAGMSTSLLVTKMEKSVAEKGIDCKIWAVGSSEVKNHLEQADVLLVGPQVRYLIAQLQKDVQGRIPVEAINPMHYGLCNGEEVLNQAIALIKGDK; this is encoded by the coding sequence ATGAATATCTTATTATGCTGTTCTGCTGGAATGTCAACAAGTCTACTTGTGACAAAGATGGAAAAAAGTGTTGCTGAAAAAGGAATAGATTGCAAGATTTGGGCAGTAGGCAGTTCAGAGGTCAAAAATCATTTAGAGCAGGCAGATGTACTTCTTGTTGGCCCGCAAGTCAGGTATTTGATTGCGCAACTCCAAAAAGATGTGCAGGGAAGAATTCCTGTTGAAGCGATCAACCCAATGCATTACGGATTATGTAATGGGGAGGAAGTATTGAATCAAGCGATTGCACTTATAAAGGGGGATAAATAG
- a CDS encoding response regulator transcription factor, with protein sequence MCRVLIIEDEKNLARFIELELQYEGFNVATSYDGREGLDLALKEDWDIILLDLMLPGLSGMEVCRRIRAAKETPIIMLTARDSVMDKVSGLDSGADDYMSKPFAIEELLARIRALFRRMEGKKEEAHNILSFRELKVDLDARTVTRTEEQIELTKREFDLLVVFMTNINRVLTRELLLDKVWELGSYAETNVVDVYVRYLRNKIDKPSEESYIQTVRGTGYVMRK encoded by the coding sequence ATGTGCAGAGTATTAATAATAGAAGACGAAAAGAATCTTGCTCGCTTTATTGAGCTAGAATTACAATATGAAGGTTTTAACGTTGCCACATCCTATGATGGGCGAGAGGGGCTTGATCTTGCCTTAAAAGAAGATTGGGATATTATCTTGCTAGATCTGATGCTACCTGGACTTAGCGGGATGGAGGTTTGCCGAAGAATACGTGCAGCCAAAGAAACTCCTATCATTATGTTGACTGCAAGGGACAGTGTAATGGATAAAGTATCAGGACTTGATAGCGGCGCAGATGATTATATGTCCAAACCCTTTGCCATTGAGGAACTTTTGGCAAGGATCCGTGCACTTTTTCGCCGCATGGAAGGGAAAAAGGAAGAGGCACACAATATCTTGTCTTTTAGGGAACTGAAAGTAGACTTAGATGCAAGAACTGTCACGAGGACGGAAGAACAGATTGAACTGACAAAGAGGGAATTTGACCTTCTTGTCGTGTTTATGACCAATATTAACAGAGTGCTGACAAGAGAGCTTTTACTAGATAAAGTATGGGAGCTTGGGTCCTATGCCGAAACCAATGTTGTGGATGTATATGTCCGTTATTTGCGCAATAAGATTGATAAACCAAGTGAAGAAAGCTACATCCAAACAGTGCGAGGGACAGGTTACGTGATGAGAAAATGA
- a CDS encoding PTS sugar transporter subunit IIC, translating to MRNFLEKYIMPSAVKLGNNRHLLAVRDALIGMIAITMIGSFAVLLNNLGSIIKPYGRMMEAIFGPSWTTLGGDIWWATFAFMTIFAVFGISHKLAKSYGDDGFEAMLIAAACFFIFVPQIGKVPETEGAWGFIHFGYFNSTSLFTGIIVALLATEVFIRFTRVKAFRIKLPDGVPPAVSGAFAKLIPGIFTILTFGIIGLLFRMFSDGDPLNDWLNTVLVSPLTNAVDTPFFAVLIVFLVHVFWAVGLHGTNILGGITTPLFTSTGTKNTDLYAAGVTELDQYAVLAGPFLDAFVYLGGAGATLGLIIAMFLTARRRHKQLLALGTPPGVFQINEPILFGLPIVLNPIWLIPFILAPVIMTIVAYSAISLGLVHPVVTASIPWVTPAGIGGYLATGGHISGAVLAIVNLAISILVYLPFVYFNGKAEDKKSEDKN from the coding sequence GTGAGAAACTTCTTAGAAAAATATATCATGCCTTCTGCAGTTAAACTAGGGAACAATCGTCATCTTCTTGCGGTGAGGGACGCGTTAATCGGAATGATTGCCATTACTATGATAGGGTCGTTCGCTGTCCTACTAAATAATCTTGGTTCCATTATTAAGCCGTACGGAAGAATGATGGAGGCCATTTTCGGACCATCTTGGACCACTCTCGGAGGAGACATTTGGTGGGCAACATTTGCATTCATGACCATTTTTGCTGTGTTTGGAATTTCTCACAAACTAGCAAAGTCATACGGAGATGACGGTTTTGAAGCGATGCTTATCGCTGCAGCATGTTTCTTTATTTTTGTTCCTCAAATTGGAAAGGTTCCTGAAACAGAAGGTGCCTGGGGCTTTATCCATTTCGGCTATTTTAATTCTACTTCCCTATTTACAGGAATCATCGTTGCATTACTCGCCACAGAAGTCTTCATTAGATTCACCCGGGTAAAAGCCTTCCGAATCAAGTTGCCAGATGGTGTTCCGCCTGCTGTATCCGGTGCATTTGCAAAACTGATTCCTGGAATATTTACTATTTTAACGTTCGGCATCATCGGACTACTGTTCCGTATGTTTTCGGATGGCGATCCTTTAAATGATTGGCTAAACACCGTCCTGGTTTCTCCCCTCACTAATGCAGTGGACACCCCATTTTTCGCGGTACTCATCGTCTTTTTAGTTCATGTTTTCTGGGCGGTCGGCTTACATGGAACGAATATTCTTGGTGGAATTACAACCCCTCTGTTCACCTCCACCGGAACAAAAAACACCGATTTATACGCAGCTGGGGTAACAGAATTAGATCAATATGCTGTACTGGCAGGTCCATTCCTAGACGCCTTCGTGTATTTAGGAGGAGCTGGTGCGACGTTAGGCTTAATTATCGCAATGTTCCTGACAGCAAGAAGACGCCATAAGCAACTGCTTGCGTTAGGGACACCGCCCGGAGTTTTTCAAATCAATGAACCTATTCTATTTGGGCTTCCAATTGTATTGAATCCCATTTGGTTGATTCCGTTCATCCTGGCACCTGTCATTATGACCATTGTCGCTTATAGTGCAATCAGTCTGGGGTTGGTACATCCGGTCGTTACAGCAAGCATTCCATGGGTTACTCCAGCGGGAATCGGAGGATATCTTGCGACTGGCGGTCATATTTCCGGTGCAGTCCTTGCCATTGTGAACCTGGCCATTTCCATCCTGGTCTATCTGCCATTCGTTTATTTCAATGGTAAAGCGGAAGATAAAAAATCAGAAGATAAAAACTAA
- a CDS encoding PTS lactose/cellobiose transporter subunit IIA, translated as MKKEQLYDLSFQLILHSGNARSLAMEALLEAKKGEFQKASELMEDADEEFLKAHRYQTELIQEEARGDKYDIPILLVHAQDHLMNALTVKDLTREFIALYQKLS; from the coding sequence ATGAAAAAAGAACAATTATATGATCTATCTTTTCAACTGATCTTACACAGTGGCAATGCTCGTAGTCTTGCGATGGAAGCACTTTTGGAAGCAAAAAAAGGAGAATTCCAGAAAGCATCAGAGCTGATGGAAGATGCAGATGAGGAATTTCTGAAAGCTCATCGTTACCAAACAGAATTGATACAAGAGGAGGCAAGGGGCGATAAGTATGATATACCTATCTTGCTTGTCCACGCACAAGACCATCTAATGAATGCACTCACCGTAAAAGACTTAACAAGAGAATTTATTGCATTGTATCAAAAGCTCAGCTAA
- a CDS encoding GntR family transcriptional regulator — MTEKEESPLHIKVKQMILKKIKSGVYKSDTKLPTEAEFCHTFKVSRTTVRTALQQLAVEGYVYKQQGSGTFVSGKKVKQKLTSTVESFSEQITLQGKNPSIKVLSLEVIPVDHFLGEVFALKTGDPVNKLERIRSVNGEPLQYEVAFLPWKKTPGLNIKACEKSLYNVLQKEHGHFIKKTIEYLEIVTVTKEVQKILEIPLGSPCFSLETYAYLEDETVIEYSKTIFRGDMANFVIERNY; from the coding sequence ATGACGGAAAAAGAAGAGAGCCCCTTACATATAAAAGTAAAGCAGATGATTTTAAAAAAGATTAAATCAGGGGTATATAAATCTGATACAAAACTACCGACCGAGGCAGAATTCTGTCATACATTTAAAGTAAGCAGGACTACGGTCAGAACGGCGCTTCAGCAACTGGCGGTAGAGGGTTATGTGTATAAACAACAAGGAAGTGGCACCTTTGTATCAGGAAAAAAGGTAAAACAAAAGCTTACTTCCACTGTGGAAAGTTTCTCTGAACAGATTACATTGCAAGGTAAAAACCCATCTATAAAAGTGTTAAGTTTAGAAGTTATCCCTGTGGATCATTTTTTGGGAGAAGTATTTGCCTTAAAGACCGGTGATCCTGTCAATAAGTTGGAGAGAATACGGAGTGTCAATGGAGAGCCCCTTCAATACGAGGTAGCTTTCCTACCTTGGAAAAAGACCCCAGGATTGAATATAAAAGCATGTGAAAAATCTCTATATAATGTGCTGCAAAAAGAGCATGGGCATTTTATCAAAAAAACGATAGAATATCTTGAAATCGTGACTGTTACTAAAGAAGTGCAAAAAATACTAGAGATACCATTAGGTTCTCCGTGCTTTTCCTTAGAAACCTACGCTTATCTTGAAGATGAAACGGTTATAGAATACTCTAAAACCATTTTTAGAGGGGATATGGCCAACTTCGTAATAGAAAGGAATTATTGA